The DNA sequence GGTGTACCGGTTGTTTTACCTTCAAAAACACCTGAAAGAATTTTAACCTGATCCGGCTCTCTACGCTGAGTAGTATGGCGAGATGTACCAGGGCGACGGCGATCAAGATCGGCCTGAAGATCTTCTTCAGATAACTCAATTCCCGGTGGGCAACCATCAACAATCGCCATTAACGCAGGACCATGAGACTCACCACTGGTGGTTACAGTGAATAATTTACCAAAAGTATTACCTGACACTTTATTTCCTCAATAGACTCAAGTCTCAATATTAACATATCGGCTTGCCAGCGGGGGGCAAAAACCTATATAGTGGAATCATACTAATAAATTCAAATGTAGAATATGTACTTTTCAATACCAGACATACTGATTGTCGAAGATGAAGAATTTAACAGGGAAATAATGGCATTGCGCCTGCAACCCTGTAATTATAATTTAAGATTTGCAGTTGATGGGCAACAGGCCCTGGACATGGTAGAAGAAAAAAAACCTGATGTTATTTTACTGGACATCATGTTGCCCGAAATTATGGGTTTACAGGTATTACACACACTTCGACAGCAGTATTCCATGGTTGATTTACCCATCATTATGGTTACTGCCATTGATGAAGACCAGCGTATCGTACGTGCACTTGAGCTTGGCGCAAACGATTATGTATCTAAACCTATTAATTTCCCGATTCTGATTGCACGCTTACAGACGCAATTGAGTCTGAAACAATTATCCGCACTAAACAATGAGTTTCTCACCACTGCAAGCCATGACTTACGTAAACCAATTGCAGTTATTCAGGACGCAGCAGCCACATCAAGTTTAAAAGTAGCCACGAACCAGCCTATTGATAATGAAGAAATAATATATAACTTCAATACCATTGCGCAATCAGCTAACTTTATGAACTCGATCGTAGAGTGTATTTTAAATGCTCAGGCAGGCGGATTTGGTCAGATACGCCTAACAAAAATTCCATTACAGATAGAACCCCTTATCTCCGAAACCATTAACCGACATCTGGCTTATGCCAGCGAAAAACGCATTAATCTAATTAGCAAAATTGAAGAGAACACACCAACTGTAGAAGTAGATCGATCACGTATCGCTCAGGTGCTGGATAATCTGGTGGATAATGCGGTTAAGTTTTGCTCTGCAAATGACACAATCACTATCTGCACTAAAGTCGGTGATGATGGTGTATCGATTATCGTTTCAGATACTGGCCCGGGATTAGCAGATAGTGACTTTGAACAACTATTTATAAAAAATGCCGAACTAAGCAATAAGCCCACTAATAATGAGCCTCAAACAGGTTTAGGCCTAGCAATATGTAAACAGTTAATTGATTTACATGATGGTGAAATTGACGCTATGAACAATCACGAAAAGGGCGTTAGCTTCTGGTTCAAACTCCCCATATTTAAATTAAAACCCGTCTAAAAATATTGACAGATAAACACAGAGCACAGCTCCCCAGTTAAAATTCAAATTCGTCCAGCTGCTCTGCTGTTAATAGAAAAATACCAGAACCACCCCGCTCAAAATCCAGCCAGTAAAAAGGCACGTGAGGATAAGCCTCCTGTAAAGCGTGTTGTGAATTACCCACTTCAACCACCAGAATACCCTGATCAGTTAAATATTTTCTAGCCTGCTGTAACATAGGTACCACCAGATCCAGCCCGTCATCCCCCGCAGCAAGCCCTAATTCCGGTTCATGTAAATATTCATCAGGTAAAGATGCCATGTCCTCTGCATCCACATAAGGCGGGTTACTAACAATAATATCGTAATGACGCTGAGGCACATTCTCAAACAGGTTAGATTCAATCACGCTGACGCGCTCATCCAGCTGATGTCGCTGTATATTTTCCGCCGCTACTTCAATTGCCTCTGGTGAAATATCCACCATATCAACATAAGCCCAGTCAAAGGCGTATGCAGAAGCAATACCGATACAACCACTACCACAACAGAGATCAAGAATATTTTCTACAGATTCAGCCTCGACCCAGGGCTCAAACTGTTTTTCAATTAATTCTGCAATAGGCGATCTTGGCACCAGTACATTTTCATTCACCACAAAGGGCAAACCCGCAAACCAGGCCTCACCGGTTAAATAAGATGCAGGTATTTTTTCCTCTATACGGCGACTTAACAGCTTAAAAACAGCCTGTTTTTCATCCAGAGTTAAAGCAGTATCAAAATAATTTTCAGAGAAATCATGTGGCAAATGCAAGGCAAACAAACAAAGGTAAACCACTTCATCCAGCGCACTGGCCATACCATGTCCATAATACAGCTCAGCTTCGTTAAACCGGCTGACACCCCAACGCATATAGTCTTTTATGGTTTTTAATTCTTCAGGGATACCGTTTATAGACATTATTTAATCCTGTTAGCCCGGGAATTGATAAGAGCTTTAAATATTAACCCGTGGCGAATATAATCACGAGTAATTATTGTGCAGAAGTATATTTCCATGAAAACTTTATCTATATCCTTACTACTCAGCCTGTTTCTCAGTTTTAATGCAAATGCGACTGGCAGTCTGGAATTTCTCAATGCCAGAATTCCTGAAGCACCTCCAGGCGCAGGCGTGATGGCCGGCTACATGGAAATCAGTAATACCACCAGTAAAAACATTGATATTATTAGCGTAAACAGTCAATCATTTAAAATGGTAGAAATGCATCAATCTAAAGAAGTTGATGGTTTTGCTAAAATGCTGCCACAGAAAAAACTCAGCATACCCGCCAATGGAAAACTGATTTTAAAGTCAGGCAGTTATCATTTAATGTTAATCAAACCAGAAAAATGGTTTAAGCATGGTGACCTGATTAAGCTGAACTTTACTCTCTCGAATGACACAAAAATATCACTCGATGTGAATATTAAAAAAACCTCTTCACGAGCCATGAAATGTGCCGCTGGAAAATGCGGCGGAATGTAAACCAATTACGACTAAAATTATGAAAGCATCATTTACCGATTATTTAAAATCCACTCCTTTTTATTTTTTACCACATCATTTAATTTCTGCCGTGGTATTTAAAGTCGCTCGTATTAAATGGGCGCCTGTAAAAAACTTTACCTTAAAAATTTACCTGTCATTACATGAAGTCAATATGTCTGAGGCGGTTGAAGAAAACCCCTACGCTTATGAAACCCTTAATGCTTTTTTTACTCGTGCATTAAAAGCAGATGCAAGAATAATAGATAATTCAGAAAAAACCATGGTCTGCCCGGTTGATGGAAAAGTAAGTCAGGCGCAGGCGATTGAAAATGGCAGAGTTTTTCAGGCTAAAGGCCAGGACTATAGTTTACTGGAACTGGTCGGTGGCATAGATAAATTGGCAGAACCTTTTACAAATGCAAGTTTTGCAACCATCTATTTATCTCCCCGGGACTATCACCGCATTCATATGCCCCTTGATGGAAAACTAACCGACATGGTTTATGTACCCGGGCGTTTATTCAGTGTTGCACCTCACACAGTTAATACTGTTCCCAGATTATTTGCACGCAATGAGCGACTGGTATGTAAATTTGAAACCGACCATGGCCCGATGATTATGATTCTGGTTGGCGCTGTAAATGTTTCTGCTATTGATACGGTGTGGGCGGGTTCAGTTACACCACCGAGTAAACGTAAAGTTATTCATACCACTTATGAGAATGTCGATATAAACCTGAAGAAAGGTTTAGAAATGGGGCGATTTAATCTAGGGTCTACGGTTGTTCTATTAATGAATGATAAAGTTACGCTTGATGATGCAATTAAACATGATGAAGTTGTGACACTTGGGCAGAAGTTGGCTTCGTATAATATTTGATTGTTTTTAGCTGATCGAGTATGGGCAAGCTTTTATCATTATGGAAATTTTAATTCTGTAGTTTGAGCTGTTAGATATTTACTCGCTCTTCTGCAGATCAAACCACAGAAGTCTAACTCCCAGAAAGTTAGGAGTTTGCGAGTACTCGGCAGACGACACCGCAGAACTTTAATTCCCATAAAACTATGAGCTTACAGACAAACTATTATCCCGAAAACTCATCCCCAAAACTAATCACCTCATTAATATGATCAGCCCCCACCATCAACATCAAAAGCCGATCAACACCAATCGCCACCCCTGAACACTCAGGTAAACCAGATTTCAAAGCACCAAGCAAACACTCATCAACTGGCATTAATTCCTGCCCTCTTTGTTGACGACTAATATTATCACTTTCAAAACGCCTCGCCTGCTCATCAGCATTGGTTAATTCATAAAAACCATTCGCCAACTCAAGCTCACCATAAAATAGTTCAAATCGATTAGCCTTACGTGAATCTTCTTTATCCAGACGCGCTAATGAAGCCTGTGAAGCAGGATAATCATATAAAAAAGTAAAACTGTCTTTAGAAAAGTCAGGCGCAATTTTTTCCACCATCAACCAGTCTAGCCACATATCCCTGTCATCATCCATACCCTGTGGCGTTTCAATATTAAATTTTTTCGCGCATTGCTTTAACTGGGTAACATCAGAATTAAACGGATCAATTTCAAGTTGATTAATAAATGCCTGCTGATAACTTAAGCGTTGAAAATTAACTTTTCCCCTCGCCATCAGCTCACTTAAAAGTTTTTCTATTTCATCCATTAACCGATGATGATCAAAACCCAGACGATACCATTCCAGCATGGTAAATTCCGGATTATGGTTTCTCCCATTTTCATCATCCCTGAACACCTTTGCAATTTGGTATATATCCCCGCTTCCTGCAGCAAGCAGGCGTTTCATATAAAACTCAGGGGACGTGTGCAGATAAAATTCTTTTTGATGAAACTGCGTAGAAAAACTTTCCAGTTGCGGATCAGTAATAGCGGCAGGCGAAATAACCGGGGTTTCTACTTCCAGTACATTTCGCTGTAAAAAAAAAGCCCGAATACTTTGCAACATTCGGGCTCTCTCTTTTAATATCGAAACTGAAGCGGTTGGTTGCCAGTTAAAAGACATTATTTAATTTTCAGATTAACTGCTTTTAACTCGTGAAACGTACTCACCACTACGAGTATCAATTTTAAGCATTTCACCTTCTTCAATGAATAAAGGTACTTTAACAACTGCGCCTGACTCAAGTGTTGCTGGTTTTGTTCCACCCTGAGCTGTATCGCCTTTCAGACCCGGATCTGTTTCACTCACGGCTAACTCAACAAAATTGGGAGCCGCTACAACTAAAGGAGCACCATTCCATAACGTAACCGTGCATAACTCCTGAGCTTTAATCCATTTACCCGAATCAACCATGGCAGAATCTGGCGCTGCAATTTGCTCAAAAGTATTAGGATCCATAAAGTACCAGAATTCACCATCGTTATATGAAAACTCCATTTCAACATCGACTACATCTGCCGCTTCTACTGATTCACCTGATTTAAAGGTTTTCTCAAGCACTCGACCTGTTTTCAAGTTACGTAACTTTACTCGATTAAACGCCTGCCCTTTACCGGGTTTTACTAATTCATTTTCAATAATTGAACACGGATCATTATCTAGTATTAGTTTAAGACCGCCACGAAATTCATTTGTACTGTATGATGCCATTTGCAAATAACCTTTATTATGGACATTGAATCTAGAAGACATGTATATCTATCTAGATCAAAAGCAGCGCATATAATACTCGGAACAGCCCATAATGCCAAAAACTATAACGATCAAATCTGAGAATTTCATCTCTAATTTGCCAATAAGCTGGCAGCAGCAACTATCGCAGGCCGTTTCTGACCCGGATCAACTACTAGATATTCTGAACATAAAACCTGACCAGTTCCCCCTTTTCAGCGAAGCAAATCAACAATTTAGCCTTAAAGTGCCACATGCTTATATAAATAAAATACAGAAAAGCAATGCTCGGGATCCCCTGTTATTACAGATTATGACTCAATCTCAGGAGATGCTGCCCTCGGAGAATTTTCACACCGACCCTGTTGGTGATTTAAACGCAAACAAAACACCGGGGTTGTTACATAAATATAATGGCAGGGTATTACTTATCACGACGGGTGCCTGTGCCGTACACTGTCGTTATTGTTTTCGCCGTCACTTCCCCTACCAGCAACAACAAGCAGGGCGGGAACAATGGTCACAGGCAATTAACTATATTCAACATGATAAAAGTATAAAAGAAGTCATCTTAAGTGGAGGAGACCCACTTGTTCTATCTGATAAAAAACTGGATGATTTAGTCACACAGCTCGAAAATATCCCCCATATAACACGTTTACGCATACACAGCCGATTGCCTGTGGTTTTACCTGATCGCATTACCGACAAACTGGTAAACACACTATCATCCAGCCGATTTAATGTTTGCCTGGTTATACACGCTAATCATGCCAATGAAATTACCGACAATGAAGTTAATGCGCTTGATAAATTAAAGCAGGCCGGGATTCACCTCCTTAATCAGGCGGTATTACTGAAAGACATCAACCATCATATTGACGACCAGGTTAATCTGTCTGAAACACTGTTTAACGCAGGTGTTCTTCCTTACTATCTTCATTTACTGGATCCGGTACAGGGTGCAGCTCATTTTGATGTAAAATTAAACGACGCATTATGCCTTATGACACAGATGCAAAATAAATTACCGGGCTTTCTAGTGCCCAGGCTAGTCCGTGAAATTGCAGGAGAAACGAGCAAAACTCCAGCGAATGAGCTATAAATCTATAATAACGCATGAAATTAGCTTAAAAAGCAGCAGTATCTAACTGTTTTTATTAAATAATATGCATAAATAGGATAGACTTGAGACAGATAAGGGCTCAAAGGCGATAAAAAGGATAATAACCAAGCCGACAAACGATATGAAATTAAACGTTCCGGAACAGACCACCCCAGATAAGGATGATTTTCCAAACCATCCGCGAAAAGTAAAAAAATGGCTGTCTAGCTTAAAGCGCGCCAATATGGGTGATTTCACGCGTCAGGTATATAATGGTATTTTATCCCTGAATCGTCAGGCAATAACACCTAAACACCGCCTGGAAAATATGGAAATACTGCGCGAACCTACGCGTTACATTTTCAATCAGCTCAACAAACATTTTATAAATCGCACATTACCCTTGCCCGAAAAAAGCTATAAGATCACGCATCTTAATCAGGCATTATTAAATGAAATGGCAACCGGTTATAAAATTCTCATTTTTGAGGCATCAAACAACCTCGCTAAAATAGACACTAAAACCATACTCACCGCCTGCGAACGATCACTGCATTATTATTCCGAATTACTTCTTCGTTCAAGCCAGATTTATTCCGAATTACCACGAGGAGTATGGTGGGATATTCACCGTATCTATGGTTATGCAGAATTTAAAAATTTACACCAGAAAAGCGTAAAAGATCCCGAGTTATCAATTAAAGATATTACTGCCGAGGATTATTATAAACAGATTCTGCTTTTCTCACTGGCTCGCCCTAACGCATTACGCCAGAGCGATGCTGAGCGTTTATTCAAATCCATTAATGGCTGGGCAAAATTTGCCAGTATTAGTAATCAACCATCTAAAAATAAACTTAATCGTTATTTTGTTAGTAAACTTGATGGAGACCTGCCACCAAATTGCGTTTCTGAAAGCGACCTGAAAAACCTTGAGCATGTCCGTTCAATAGAAACCTCTAAACTGGTTGAACATCTTCAAAAAATAGATAATGAATCTGATGATTTATATTCAGCTGTTTCAATAGGCGATCAGGTATCACAGGAAACAATTCGAACATTAGTTTCTTCATGGAGCCTTTGTGCTAAACGTCGTTTTTCACGCGCTGTACGTAAAGATGATATTAAAGTAACCATTGGTTTGAACCCGATACACAAAGCATTAAACACGGAAATAGAACCGCCCAAGCCTAAACTCAAAAAACCAAACAAAATGTTTTCTCTGGAATCTATTCCTGAAAATGAACAGGCGAGTAAAGATGTATTTGCTCAACAGGATCCTACATTTTTTATCACCCACCCTGAAATGCAAAACGAAAAAGATCGCTCTTCAGGCGCATGGGATATGGTTGCAAAAGGCCGCACCCTGACAGCAACTTATGCCAATGAACTTCAGGAGCAGGACCAGACCATTGGTGAACTTTTTAAAGAAGACCCTGATATACACTGGAAAATAACGAATGTAAGTGCAGGCGGTTATTGCCTGTTCTGGGATTCAGACTTACCTTCCCGCGCACTGGTTGGCGAGTTAATAAGTATTCGTGAAAAAGAACCCGATCACACATACCAGTGGCGAGTTGGTGTTATTCGCTGGATGCAGTATAGCCATGAAAATGGTCTGGAAATTGGCGTTCAGGTTTTATCCCCAAAAGTTATTTCCTGTCAGGTACAGAGGACAGAACGTAAAAATGAAGAGCCATTTAACGGCTTAATGTTACCCGGCATAAAACCAATACAACAACCATCCACATTACTTTTACCCGCTCATGCATTCCGTCGCAGCAACACATTAAACTTACATGTTTACGAACGTGATATGGAAATTAAACTAGGCACAGTACGTGAACACACCGGTTCATTTACCCAGTTCCAGTTTTCACAACCCAATGAAGACAATACGCCTGATGATGAAGACAACGGCAATGAAGGACGATCTGAAAGGAAGAATCCTGATAATTTTGATTCAATCTGGTCTTCATTATAACTAATAAAACTACCTGGAAGCTTAAGCTGTGGAAGAAAAGAAAAAAATAAATATTTTCATTATTGATGACTCATTTAATAATGAAGAAAACATAGTTAAGCTTATGCGTAGCTCAGGATATGCAGCACATACAACGCGTATTGAAGATGATGAAGATTTAATAGAAGCCTTAAGGAAAAAAACACCTGACATATTGCTCTACTCAAATGGCATGGAATTAATCTCATTGCAGGACACAGTTCAATGCCTTGAAGAACACGCCAGTGAACCTGTGCCTGTTTTAGCAGTAAACCGTCCCGGGCACGAATTAGATGTTATTGAAGCCATGCGCACAGGCGCCAGAGATTTAACTTCATACGACAACCCTTCTCATCTTGAAATGGTTATGCACCGGGAAATTCAGGCACACTCCAGTATTGCAAAATTATTTAAACTCGAAATTGCTATCAAGGAAACCGAGAAACGCTGCGAAGCACTACTTGATTCTTCCCGTGATGCGATTGCTTATATACATGAAGGTATGCATGTATATTCAAATCACTCTTATTTAACTTTATTTGGTTTTGACGAATCAGAAGATCTGGAAGGCATGCCTATTCTGGACATGGTTGGTTCGGACGACAGAGATGGTTTCAAAACTTTTTTACGTGACAACTGCAAATCAGGAAGTTGCGATAGTGATAAGCTAAAATTAAGCCTGAGTAAATCAAATGGAACAGAGTTCAAAGGTGAAATGGAGTTTTCTCCTGCCAGCATAGAAGGCGAACCCTGCATACAGGTTATTATCAGAACACAATCTGATAATAAAGATTTAGAAAAACAATTGGCCATGATGAGCCAGACAGATTCTATTACCGGATTATTTAATCGTCAGTACTTTTTAGATACCATTGAAGACTCAGCATCAAAAGCAAAAGAAGGTAAAATCACCGCTGCGGCTCTGCTTATTCACCTCGATAATTTTGACGATATCAAACAAAGCGTTGGTGTTGTTGCTGCTGACCAGTTCTTAAATGAAATTTCAAGACAGTTTGAAGAGTCTGTTGCAGGTGATGATGTACTGGCTCACTTTGAAGGCAATACTTACTCCATTATTGCTTTCAACCAGACGGCAGAAACCATTGAAGAATACGCAAATAAAATCAGCAAAGCATCGCGTGATTTTATTGCCAATATCAAAACCCAATCACTCAACACTACCTGCACTATTGGTGTGAGCCTGTTAGATAAAAACACACCAGATACCGGTGAAATTTTATTACGTGCAGAACGAGCAGTAGAAGAAGCTGGCAAACAGGGGCCTAACACGGTTATTGTTTATCAACCTAAAGAAGGCGAATTAACACAGAAAGAAATTGACGCCAAGGTAGTCACTGACCTGAAACTTGCTCTTAAAAACAACCGTTTTATTCTCAACTTTCAACCGGTTATTAGCTTACATGGTGATACCGATGAACGATATGAAGTATTTGTTCGCATGCTAGATACAGATGGCAACATTATTATGCCCAATGATTTTCTACCTGCTGCAGACAGAACGGGCATGTCTATTGCCATCGATCGCTGGGTATTACTCACAACAATTACCACACTAACGAAATGCTGGAAAGAAGGTAAGCGCACTTTATTCTTTGTCAAACTGGCCGCTAACTCATTAAAAGACACCAGCCTGATGTCATGGCTAAAAGAACAGTTAAAGAAATATAACGTACCTAAAAACAGCCTGATCTTTGAAGTAAAAGAAAGCGTTGCGGTTACCAGTCTGAAGTATACAGCCGAACTGGCAAAATCTTTACAGGAGTTAAACTGTGGTTTTGCACTTGACGATTTTGGTACCGGCAGCAATCCATTCGAGTTATTAAAGCATATACCTGCAGACTACCTAAAGCTGGAACGTTCTTTTATGGAAGAGCTGTCTACAAGCACAGAAAATCAGGAAGCGGTAAAAGCGATTACCGAAAAGGCTATGGAGTTAAACAAACTAACAATTGCTCAATGCGTACAGGACGCAACCAGCTTATCTGTACTCTGGGGCATGGGCATTAACTTTATTCAAGGCAACTTCCTGCAAGAGCCTTCTCCAGATCTGGATTATGACTTTAGCTCTATGGCAGGGTAACTAGATAAGCTTGTGACAGCTTATACCCTGAAGCAGACATAAATTCAGTTTAACTTACAGGTAAACTGCTGTGAAATATCTCTCTCGGGGATATGAACCTTAACAGGGCAAAAAACTAACGTTATATAAAACTGAAAAACAATTAATTAGACAAACAACTGTATTAAATAATAAATCGCCGCTGTAACCGCCGTAATACCGATAATGGGTAAAACAGTACAAGAAATACAAATATCACCAATTTCTTTCGTTAAAACGCTCATACAGATACTCCGATTTACATTTAATCATTGATATAGATTAAGAATAGTGGAGTTTAAGATAAAAATATAGCGTAATTTTAAATTTTATTAGTTTTATTAATGGTTTTTATCTAATTTCAAGCCAACTTCACCTCCTTGTAGGAGTTAACTTCAGCTGACGATAAACCACTCGATACGTAAGCGAGCAGCCGTTAGAGCATTATTAAGGGCCGGAGCAAGCTAGCTTCACCCCGTAAAAGCCTCTTTTGAATTCAGGTAATCCAGCTCAGCTTGCGTAGAATCGCGCCCCAAAATGCCATTACGGTGGGGGAATCGACCAAACTTTTCAACAATTGATCGATGATGTCTGGCAAAACGAGCATTGTCTGCAAAACCCGCCTGCTCAAATTTCTCTACCGACAAATTTTGATGCTCCATCAGTTCGCTATGCATTAAAGGCATATAAAAGAAACTAAGTTGCGACTTCGGAATTTGCTGATCATAACCCTGCTTAATACCAGACAGAGCCAGTTCAATAGATCTGGCTTCAGTAAGAAACCCTTGCGCTTTTCCTCTGAACATATTCAACGGAAACTGATCAAATAATAAAATCAGCGCCAGACAACCTGATGCATCATCTTCCCAGGAATCTAAGGCTCCTTCAAATGCCTGACGCCAAAGCACTTCAAATTTATCTCGAATAAGCGCATCAATTTCTGGTGTTGATTTAAACCAGTGTTTATTCATGGGTTCTGAAAACCAGAACTGGATTATTTCTTCAGCTTCAATCAAAACACATCCTCTAATTTATTCAGGCATTATTTTGAGTTTGGTATTTTACGTGTGAATACCCAGTTATTACCTTTTGATACTTTTTTATTAAATTTATACCCAGCAACATCAAATGACTTTATATCTTCAATATCAGATAACTGATTTTGAATAATATAACGGCTTAACAAACCTCTGGCTTTCTTGGCATAAACACCAATCATTTTATACTCGCCATTTTTCAGCTCTTTAAATGCAGGTGTAATAATTTCACCTTCAAGCACTTTAGGTTTTACTACCTTAAAATATTCATTTGATGCCAGATTAATCAGATATTTAGATTTAACTTTCTTAAGCTGACTATTCAAACCCTCAGTAACCTCGTCACCCCAGAATTCATATAAATTTTTACCCCGATCATTACTAAGTCGGGTACCCATTTCAAGACGATATGGCTGCATTAAATCCAGAGGTCGTAATAAACCATACAAACCAGATAACATACGAAAATGTTTTTGTGCAAAAGTAAAATCCTGCGCACTAAAGCTTTCCGCATCTAAACCGGTATACACATCACCTTTAAAAGCCAGCACAGCCTGTTTGGCATTTTTCTCTGTAAATTTTTTATTCCAGGCTTCAAAACGATCAAAGTTTAAATCGGCAATTTTTGTGCTGACTTTCATCAACTCTGAAATATCTAATGAAGAAAACTCACGCATACGGTGAATCAACTCAGCTGAATCATCCAGATAATCCGGCAGGGTAAATTTCTTTGTTTTTGGCGGTGTATCATAATCAAGGGTTTTCGCAGGAGAGACAACAATAAGCATACTGATTCACATAGTTTTGAGTTAGCGCCCATTATAACCAATAAAAATGAACTAACCCCATAATTGCTATACTAATTGCCATAAGTTCACAGATGTTTATTTTAAAGGTACCCCATAACATGTCTTTACGCTCACTCTCCCTCATTTCCTTATCAGTAGTAGCATTGGCTATTATGGTTAACGCAACACAGGCTGAAACACCTGTTAAAGCTAATTCACAAACAAACACGATGAAGTCAATTGTATTAGCCGGTGGCTGCTTCTGGTGCATAGAATCAGACTATGAAAAACTCGACGGCATTATCAGTGTTGTCTCCGGGTACTCGGGTGGACACACAGAAAACCCTACTTATGAACAGGTTTCTGCGGGTAATAGCGGACACATTGAAGTTGTAGAAGTGACCTATGACCCTGAGATCATAAAGCATACAAAAGTGCTAGATTATTTCTGGCATCACATAGATCCTACTCGCGATGACGGACAGTTCTGCGATAGAGGCCCACAATATCGCCCGGCTATTTTCTATAAAAATGAAATGGAAAAACAGGCAATATTACAATCAGCTGCCCATATAGAAAAAACTAAATCGTTTAAAGACCCATTAAAAGTAGAGTTTATTCAGGCCAGTACTTTTTATCCCGCTGAAGATTATCATCAGGATTATTACAAAAAGAGCCCGCTGAGATATAAATATTATCGATATGCCTGTGGGCGTGATGCGAGAGTTGAGGAGCTTTGGGGTAGCAAATAAAATCGAGTGATTGCCATCTTTACCATGTTACGGAACATATCCATCAGGGACAGCCCGCTGCTTTTTAGCGCTCTGTCCCATATGGTAATTCCGATCTGACTGGCAGGGCGATGAACAACTCTGATCAGCTCTTGATGGCATCACAACAGGGGACGGAGCTCAAAAAGCGAGGTCCATCCCCGATGGAGATGAACCTACTCTTTAATCTCAACCTCAATCTTATCTACTTTCTGGTAACCGCGAGGTAGCTTAAATCCACGTTTACCACGCTCGGCATAATGCTCATCCACTTCTCCGGCTCTCATGACTTTATGTTTTTTACCTGCAAACACAGCCAGCTTTTCACCATCCTGAATCAGATCAATTGCACAAACCCATTCTTCTGCTTCTTTCAGTTTTGCCGATGGAATATTAATAATTTTATTCCCCTTACCTTTTGCCATTTGCGGCAATTCGGAAAGCTCGGTTACCAGCATGTGTCCTTCTGAACTAATGGCAACAATAAAATCATCATCCA is a window from the endosymbiont of Galathealinum brachiosum genome containing:
- a CDS encoding DUF924 domain-containing protein yields the protein MEAEEIIQFWFSEPMNKHWFKSTPEIDALIRDKFEVLWRQAFEGALDSWEDDASGCLALILLFDQFPLNMFRGKAQGFLTEARSIELALSGIKQGYDQQIPKSQLSFFYMPLMHSELMEHQNLSVEKFEQAGFADNARFARHHRSIVEKFGRFPHRNGILGRDSTQAELDYLNSKEAFTG
- a CDS encoding peroxide stress protein YaaA, with translation MLIVVSPAKTLDYDTPPKTKKFTLPDYLDDSAELIHRMREFSSLDISELMKVSTKIADLNFDRFEAWNKKFTEKNAKQAVLAFKGDVYTGLDAESFSAQDFTFAQKHFRMLSGLYGLLRPLDLMQPYRLEMGTRLSNDRGKNLYEFWGDEVTEGLNSQLKKVKSKYLINLASNEYFKVVKPKVLEGEIITPAFKELKNGEYKMIGVYAKKARGLLSRYIIQNQLSDIEDIKSFDVAGYKFNKKVSKGNNWVFTRKIPNSK
- the msrA gene encoding peptide-methionine (S)-S-oxide reductase, coding for MSLRSLSLISLSVVALAIMVNATQAETPVKANSQTNTMKSIVLAGGCFWCIESDYEKLDGIISVVSGYSGGHTENPTYEQVSAGNSGHIEVVEVTYDPEIIKHTKVLDYFWHHIDPTRDDGQFCDRGPQYRPAIFYKNEMEKQAILQSAAHIEKTKSFKDPLKVEFIQASTFYPAEDYHQDYYKKSPLRYKYYRYACGRDARVEELWGSK